One window from the genome of Helicoverpa armigera isolate CAAS_96S chromosome 4, ASM3070526v1, whole genome shotgun sequence encodes:
- the LOC110384077 gene encoding rho GTPase-activating protein 39 isoform X1, translated as MSSERVEWVEIIEPKTKEHMYANLTTGECVWDPPEGVKVKRTDSSQWWELFDINTHRFYYYNASTQTTVWHRPTDCDIIPLAKLQTLKQNTDPQKRRETSTQTNQPAPQAPPVLDPVSSNGNSTVASVSKLSPGNAKTVTLTQTSPVRTRRSHYHHRNSGDSRRGRLSEDGSTQLCRHTDSGRSSDSSISSAQQRRKQELSAAICNPPVCTPQLRKRSSAATAHEAEKWSPHTGLNRSGSFISPRKDASDDSMHEKYFKSVESTPLTRRKLKQQSAGGSSCDSASPQSPSSPLQKPQPTPFLQTTAARPSLVSSISLATDAAAGVGSRVMHSLERPHQLSRHARERFSDRHLDKDRLAELERMDRYPEKQAVYSVDKPFRQTSLDLRHNAASANWHPARDFTRRQQAEPERYTSSKTSVSSGSSKHRTPPHEPHHNFMRLSSANEQDNIAAVNYKLKCVNLVEPPLTEPNVQKHNQRLERSTAPRDRTKSRRHKRPVEMEDGPVDGEEEEDEGGSSPLYCNWDLRGMQHLLPLQDYIIQQAKLSSRSRYGAGSGSDGESGSSRSHSRSGSESRSLSGHEPDNESSDGGARTPDDDDGSGVYLPHSYAHRPVDVEYMNHGVSYYNTFVGFDRDRDRQPSPGIHRTSSLGGGGAGADAGDGAGALYSPVRQHAPRPPVEQDIEIFAKDNLNFNKGIFRRKASVRDLLSWTSSSISAPMVGADWDKAHKKAAIDLFRLVQIYMGDRKARPGMTLNSVAQDILHATFANEKLRDELYVQLCRQTTENPLRDSLLRGWELLAVCLAFVPPSSAFQPALTNYVNRHRDPAFADAFPEVGKWPIHVQVSHYAGVACKRLERIGFGGKRQPRKPTTDDIDQARIQIFRQSMFGNTLSEVMTLQKERFPNRQLPWVQVALSQQVLALNGRETEGIFRVSADVDEVNALKAKIDNWELPDASTLTDAHAPASLLKLWYRELYEPLIPDALYAACVAAGTDFAACTRALHRLPPINRLVLTYLISFLQQFTAPEVVSQTKMDSANLAMVFAPNCLRCTSQDPRVILENARKEMTFLKTLITNLDTSHVQDLL; from the exons ATGTCTTCAGAAAG GGTGGAATGGGTGGAGATTATCGAGCCGAAGACAAAGGAGCATATGTATGCTAACCTAACAACTGGCGAATGCGTCTGGGATCCACCTGAG GGTGTAAAAGTCAAACGTACAGACTCATCACAATGGTGGGAACTTTTTGATATCAACACACATAGGTTTTACTATTACAATGCCTCGACACAG acAACTGTATGGCATAGGCCCACTGACTGTGATATTATACCGCTGGCTAAATTGCAAACGTTGAAACAGAATACGGACCCTCAGAAACGGAGGGAGACCTCCACGCAGACTAATCAACCTGCACCTCAG GCACCTCCAGTCCTAGACCCAGTTAGCAGCAATGGCAACAGCACAGTCGCGAGCGTCAGCAAGCTGTCGCCTGGCAACGCAAAAACTGTCACTCTCACGCAAACCAGTCCCGTGCGAACAAGGAGGTCCCATTACCATCACAG GAACAGTGGGGACAGCAGACGCGGGCGGCTGAGCGAAGATGGCTCCACCCAGCTGTGTAGACATACAGACTCCGGCAGGTCTTCCGATAGCAGCATCAGCAGCGCACAGCAGAGGAGGAAACAG gAACTTAGTGCAGCTATATGTAATCCCCCTGTATGTACTCCGCAACTTAGGAAACGAAGCAGTGCGGCAACTGCACATGAAGCTGAGAAATGGTCTCCCCATACAG GACTGAATCGCAGTGGAAGTTTCATATCACCTAGGAAAGATGCATCTGACGATTCGATgcacgaaaaatatttcaaatccgTTGAGAGTACTCCCCTGACCAGAAGAAAg TTAAAACAGCAATCGGCGGGTGGATCGTCTTGTGACTCGGCGTCGCCGCAAAGTCCTAGCAGTCCGTTGCAAAAACCACAGCCCACTCCGTTCTTGCAG ACGACAGCAGCCCGACCATCATTGGTGTCGTCTATATCTCTAGCGACGGACGCGGCGGCGGGCGTCGGCTCGCGCGTCATGCATAGCTTGGAGAGACCACATCAGCTTTCCAGGCATGCTAGGGAACGGTTCTCTGATAG GCATTTAGACAAAGACAGGTTAGCTGAACTGGAGCGCATGGACAGGTACCCGGAGAAGCAAGCCGTATacagcgtcgacaagcctttcaGACAAACCAGCCTGGATCTACGTCACAACGCCGCTTCTGCTAACTGGCACCCAGCGAGGGACTTTACTAG ACGTCAACAAGCAGAACCGGAACGCTATACTTCAAGCAAGACTTCAGTGTCGTCCGGCAGCAGCAAGCACCGGACGCCGCCGCATGAACCGCATCACAACTTTATGAGACTTTCCTCCGCGAACGAACAGGATAATATTGCTGCTG TGAACTACAAGTTGAAGTGCGTGAACTTGGTGGAGCCGCCGCTGACGGAGCCCAATGTACAGAAACACAACCAAAGACTCGAGAGGTCCACTGCTCCTAGAGATCGTACCAAATCGAGAC GTCACAAAAGACCAGTAGAGATGGAAGACGGCCCAGTAGACGGCGAAGAAGAAGAGGACGAAGGAGGTAGCTCCCCACTGTATTGCAACTGGGATCTACGCGGCATGCAACATCTGTTGCCGCTGCAGGACTATATCATACAACAAGCGAAATTATCCA GTCGCAGCCGCTACGGCGCCGGATCAGGTTCGGACGGCGAATCCGGCTCTTCCAGATCCCACTCCCGTTCCGGTTCCGAATCCCGTTCGCTATCCGGCCACGAACCGGACAACGAGTCGTCGGACGGCGGCGCCCGGACACCGGACGATGACGACGGATCCGGCGTTTACTTGCCGCATTCGTACGCTCATAGACCAGTTGATGTGGAATATATGAACCATGGAGTGTCGTATTATAATACTTTTGTTGGATTCGATCGGGATAGAGATCGGCAGCCGTCGCCTGGGATTCATAGA ACGTCGTCtctcggcggcggcggcgcgggtgCAGATGCCGGGGACGGTGCGGGAGCCCTGTACAGCCCTGTACGGCAgcacgcgccgcgcccgcccgtCGAGCAGGACATCGAGATCTTCGCGAAAGACAATCTTAACTTCAACAAGGGAATCTTTAGGAGAAAG GCGTCAGTCCGCGACCTGCTATCTTGGACATCATCGTCGATCAGTGCCCCCATGGTGGGCGCGGACTGGGACAAGGCACACAAGAAGGCCGCCATCGACCTGTTCCGCCTCGTGCAGATATACATGGGCGACCGCAAGGCCAGGCCCGGCATGACGCTCAACTCTGTGGCACAGGATATATTGCATGCCACCTTCGCTAATGAGAA ACTCCGCGACGAGCTATACGTACAACTATGCAGACAAACCACAGAGAACCCGCTACGCGACTCCTTGCTCCGCGGCTGGGAACTGCTGGCTGTATGCCTGGCTTTCGTGCCTCCGTCGTCTGCCTTCCAGCCTGCGCTTACTAACTATGTGAATAGGCATAGAGACCCGGCGTTCGCTGATGCTTTTCCTGAG gTGGGCAAATGGCCTATTCACGTGCAAGTATCGCACTACGCGGGCGTCGCGTGCAAGCGACTAGAGAGGATCGGCTTCGGAGGCAAACGACAGCCTAGGAAACCTACCACTGACGATATTGATCAGGCTAGG ATACAAATCTTCCGCCAATCAATGTTCGGTAACACCCTCTCCGAAGTAATGACGTTACAAAAGGAACGCTTTCCTAACCGTCAACTGCCCTGGGTACAAGTGGCGTTATCTCAACAAGTACTAGCGCTCAATGGCAGGGAGACTGAAGGCATATTCCGTGTGTCAGCTGACGTGGATGAGGTCAATGCCCTGAAGGCGAAGATCGATAATTGGGAGCTGCCTGATGCTTCCACTTTAACGG ACGCGCATGCGCCGGCCAGTCTACTGAAGCTGTGGTATCGCGAGCTGTACGAGCCGCTGATCCCCGACGCGCTGTACGCGGCCTGCGTGGCGGCCGGCACTGACTTCGCTGCTTGCACCCGCGCGTTACATCGTCTGCCGCCTATTAATAGATTG GTACTGACCTATCTAATAAGTTTCCTCCAACAATTCACGGCGCCCGAAGTGGTAAGTCAGACCAAGATGGACTCTGCGAACCTCGCGATGGTGTTCGCGCCGAACTGCCTGCGCTGCACGTCGCAGGACCCGCGCGTCATACTGGAGAACGCGCGCAAGGAGATGACCTTCCTCAAGACCCTCATCACCAACCTCGACACATCTCACGTGCAGGATCTTCTGTGA
- the LOC110384077 gene encoding rho GTPase-activating protein 39 isoform X3 produces the protein MSSERVEWVEIIEPKTKEHMYANLTTGECVWDPPEGVKVKRTDSSQWWELFDINTHRFYYYNASTQTTVWHRPTDCDIIPLAKLQTLKQNTDPQKRRETSTQTNQPAPQAPPVLDPVSSNGNSTVASVSKLSPGNAKTVTLTQTSPVRTRRSHYHHRNSGDSRRGRLSEDGSTQLCRHTDSGRSSDSSISSAQQRRKQELSAAICNPPVCTPQLRKRSSAATAHEAEKWSPHTGLNRSGSFISPRKDASDDSMHEKYFKSVESTPLTRRKQSAGGSSCDSASPQSPSSPLQKPQPTPFLQTTAARPSLVSSISLATDAAAGVGSRVMHSLERPHQLSRHARERFSDRHLDKDRLAELERMDRYPEKQAVYSVDKPFRQTSLDLRHNAASANWHPARDFTRRQQAEPERYTSSKTSVSSGSSKHRTPPHEPHHNFMRLSSANEQDNIAAVNYKLKCVNLVEPPLTEPNVQKHNQRLERSTAPRDRTKSRRHKRPVEMEDGPVDGEEEEDEGGSSPLYCNWDLRGMQHLLPLQDYIIQQAKLSSRSRYGAGSGSDGESGSSRSHSRSGSESRSLSGHEPDNESSDGGARTPDDDDGSGVYLPHSYAHRPVDVEYMNHGVSYYNTFVGFDRDRDRQPSPGIHRTSSLGGGGAGADAGDGAGALYSPVRQHAPRPPVEQDIEIFAKDNLNFNKGIFRRKASVRDLLSWTSSSISAPMVGADWDKAHKKAAIDLFRLVQIYMGDRKARPGMTLNSVAQDILHATFANEKLRDELYVQLCRQTTENPLRDSLLRGWELLAVCLAFVPPSSAFQPALTNYVNRHRDPAFADAFPEVGKWPIHVQVSHYAGVACKRLERIGFGGKRQPRKPTTDDIDQARIQIFRQSMFGNTLSEVMTLQKERFPNRQLPWVQVALSQQVLALNGRETEGIFRVSADVDEVNALKAKIDNWELPDASTLTDAHAPASLLKLWYRELYEPLIPDALYAACVAAGTDFAACTRALHRLPPINRLVLTYLISFLQQFTAPEVVSQTKMDSANLAMVFAPNCLRCTSQDPRVILENARKEMTFLKTLITNLDTSHVQDLL, from the exons ATGTCTTCAGAAAG GGTGGAATGGGTGGAGATTATCGAGCCGAAGACAAAGGAGCATATGTATGCTAACCTAACAACTGGCGAATGCGTCTGGGATCCACCTGAG GGTGTAAAAGTCAAACGTACAGACTCATCACAATGGTGGGAACTTTTTGATATCAACACACATAGGTTTTACTATTACAATGCCTCGACACAG acAACTGTATGGCATAGGCCCACTGACTGTGATATTATACCGCTGGCTAAATTGCAAACGTTGAAACAGAATACGGACCCTCAGAAACGGAGGGAGACCTCCACGCAGACTAATCAACCTGCACCTCAG GCACCTCCAGTCCTAGACCCAGTTAGCAGCAATGGCAACAGCACAGTCGCGAGCGTCAGCAAGCTGTCGCCTGGCAACGCAAAAACTGTCACTCTCACGCAAACCAGTCCCGTGCGAACAAGGAGGTCCCATTACCATCACAG GAACAGTGGGGACAGCAGACGCGGGCGGCTGAGCGAAGATGGCTCCACCCAGCTGTGTAGACATACAGACTCCGGCAGGTCTTCCGATAGCAGCATCAGCAGCGCACAGCAGAGGAGGAAACAG gAACTTAGTGCAGCTATATGTAATCCCCCTGTATGTACTCCGCAACTTAGGAAACGAAGCAGTGCGGCAACTGCACATGAAGCTGAGAAATGGTCTCCCCATACAG GACTGAATCGCAGTGGAAGTTTCATATCACCTAGGAAAGATGCATCTGACGATTCGATgcacgaaaaatatttcaaatccgTTGAGAGTACTCCCCTGACCAGAAGAAAg CAATCGGCGGGTGGATCGTCTTGTGACTCGGCGTCGCCGCAAAGTCCTAGCAGTCCGTTGCAAAAACCACAGCCCACTCCGTTCTTGCAG ACGACAGCAGCCCGACCATCATTGGTGTCGTCTATATCTCTAGCGACGGACGCGGCGGCGGGCGTCGGCTCGCGCGTCATGCATAGCTTGGAGAGACCACATCAGCTTTCCAGGCATGCTAGGGAACGGTTCTCTGATAG GCATTTAGACAAAGACAGGTTAGCTGAACTGGAGCGCATGGACAGGTACCCGGAGAAGCAAGCCGTATacagcgtcgacaagcctttcaGACAAACCAGCCTGGATCTACGTCACAACGCCGCTTCTGCTAACTGGCACCCAGCGAGGGACTTTACTAG ACGTCAACAAGCAGAACCGGAACGCTATACTTCAAGCAAGACTTCAGTGTCGTCCGGCAGCAGCAAGCACCGGACGCCGCCGCATGAACCGCATCACAACTTTATGAGACTTTCCTCCGCGAACGAACAGGATAATATTGCTGCTG TGAACTACAAGTTGAAGTGCGTGAACTTGGTGGAGCCGCCGCTGACGGAGCCCAATGTACAGAAACACAACCAAAGACTCGAGAGGTCCACTGCTCCTAGAGATCGTACCAAATCGAGAC GTCACAAAAGACCAGTAGAGATGGAAGACGGCCCAGTAGACGGCGAAGAAGAAGAGGACGAAGGAGGTAGCTCCCCACTGTATTGCAACTGGGATCTACGCGGCATGCAACATCTGTTGCCGCTGCAGGACTATATCATACAACAAGCGAAATTATCCA GTCGCAGCCGCTACGGCGCCGGATCAGGTTCGGACGGCGAATCCGGCTCTTCCAGATCCCACTCCCGTTCCGGTTCCGAATCCCGTTCGCTATCCGGCCACGAACCGGACAACGAGTCGTCGGACGGCGGCGCCCGGACACCGGACGATGACGACGGATCCGGCGTTTACTTGCCGCATTCGTACGCTCATAGACCAGTTGATGTGGAATATATGAACCATGGAGTGTCGTATTATAATACTTTTGTTGGATTCGATCGGGATAGAGATCGGCAGCCGTCGCCTGGGATTCATAGA ACGTCGTCtctcggcggcggcggcgcgggtgCAGATGCCGGGGACGGTGCGGGAGCCCTGTACAGCCCTGTACGGCAgcacgcgccgcgcccgcccgtCGAGCAGGACATCGAGATCTTCGCGAAAGACAATCTTAACTTCAACAAGGGAATCTTTAGGAGAAAG GCGTCAGTCCGCGACCTGCTATCTTGGACATCATCGTCGATCAGTGCCCCCATGGTGGGCGCGGACTGGGACAAGGCACACAAGAAGGCCGCCATCGACCTGTTCCGCCTCGTGCAGATATACATGGGCGACCGCAAGGCCAGGCCCGGCATGACGCTCAACTCTGTGGCACAGGATATATTGCATGCCACCTTCGCTAATGAGAA ACTCCGCGACGAGCTATACGTACAACTATGCAGACAAACCACAGAGAACCCGCTACGCGACTCCTTGCTCCGCGGCTGGGAACTGCTGGCTGTATGCCTGGCTTTCGTGCCTCCGTCGTCTGCCTTCCAGCCTGCGCTTACTAACTATGTGAATAGGCATAGAGACCCGGCGTTCGCTGATGCTTTTCCTGAG gTGGGCAAATGGCCTATTCACGTGCAAGTATCGCACTACGCGGGCGTCGCGTGCAAGCGACTAGAGAGGATCGGCTTCGGAGGCAAACGACAGCCTAGGAAACCTACCACTGACGATATTGATCAGGCTAGG ATACAAATCTTCCGCCAATCAATGTTCGGTAACACCCTCTCCGAAGTAATGACGTTACAAAAGGAACGCTTTCCTAACCGTCAACTGCCCTGGGTACAAGTGGCGTTATCTCAACAAGTACTAGCGCTCAATGGCAGGGAGACTGAAGGCATATTCCGTGTGTCAGCTGACGTGGATGAGGTCAATGCCCTGAAGGCGAAGATCGATAATTGGGAGCTGCCTGATGCTTCCACTTTAACGG ACGCGCATGCGCCGGCCAGTCTACTGAAGCTGTGGTATCGCGAGCTGTACGAGCCGCTGATCCCCGACGCGCTGTACGCGGCCTGCGTGGCGGCCGGCACTGACTTCGCTGCTTGCACCCGCGCGTTACATCGTCTGCCGCCTATTAATAGATTG GTACTGACCTATCTAATAAGTTTCCTCCAACAATTCACGGCGCCCGAAGTGGTAAGTCAGACCAAGATGGACTCTGCGAACCTCGCGATGGTGTTCGCGCCGAACTGCCTGCGCTGCACGTCGCAGGACCCGCGCGTCATACTGGAGAACGCGCGCAAGGAGATGACCTTCCTCAAGACCCTCATCACCAACCTCGACACATCTCACGTGCAGGATCTTCTGTGA
- the LOC110384077 gene encoding rho GTPase-activating protein 39 isoform X2, which produces MSSERVEWVEIIEPKTKEHMYANLTTGECVWDPPEGVKVKRTDSSQWWELFDINTHRFYYYNASTQTTVWHRPTDCDIIPLAKLQTLKQNTDPQKRRETSTQTNQPAPQAPPVLDPVSSNGNSTVASVSKLSPGNAKTVTLTQTSPVRTRRSHYHHSGDSRRGRLSEDGSTQLCRHTDSGRSSDSSISSAQQRRKQELSAAICNPPVCTPQLRKRSSAATAHEAEKWSPHTGLNRSGSFISPRKDASDDSMHEKYFKSVESTPLTRRKLKQQSAGGSSCDSASPQSPSSPLQKPQPTPFLQTTAARPSLVSSISLATDAAAGVGSRVMHSLERPHQLSRHARERFSDRHLDKDRLAELERMDRYPEKQAVYSVDKPFRQTSLDLRHNAASANWHPARDFTRRQQAEPERYTSSKTSVSSGSSKHRTPPHEPHHNFMRLSSANEQDNIAAVNYKLKCVNLVEPPLTEPNVQKHNQRLERSTAPRDRTKSRRHKRPVEMEDGPVDGEEEEDEGGSSPLYCNWDLRGMQHLLPLQDYIIQQAKLSSRSRYGAGSGSDGESGSSRSHSRSGSESRSLSGHEPDNESSDGGARTPDDDDGSGVYLPHSYAHRPVDVEYMNHGVSYYNTFVGFDRDRDRQPSPGIHRTSSLGGGGAGADAGDGAGALYSPVRQHAPRPPVEQDIEIFAKDNLNFNKGIFRRKASVRDLLSWTSSSISAPMVGADWDKAHKKAAIDLFRLVQIYMGDRKARPGMTLNSVAQDILHATFANEKLRDELYVQLCRQTTENPLRDSLLRGWELLAVCLAFVPPSSAFQPALTNYVNRHRDPAFADAFPEVGKWPIHVQVSHYAGVACKRLERIGFGGKRQPRKPTTDDIDQARIQIFRQSMFGNTLSEVMTLQKERFPNRQLPWVQVALSQQVLALNGRETEGIFRVSADVDEVNALKAKIDNWELPDASTLTDAHAPASLLKLWYRELYEPLIPDALYAACVAAGTDFAACTRALHRLPPINRLVLTYLISFLQQFTAPEVVSQTKMDSANLAMVFAPNCLRCTSQDPRVILENARKEMTFLKTLITNLDTSHVQDLL; this is translated from the exons ATGTCTTCAGAAAG GGTGGAATGGGTGGAGATTATCGAGCCGAAGACAAAGGAGCATATGTATGCTAACCTAACAACTGGCGAATGCGTCTGGGATCCACCTGAG GGTGTAAAAGTCAAACGTACAGACTCATCACAATGGTGGGAACTTTTTGATATCAACACACATAGGTTTTACTATTACAATGCCTCGACACAG acAACTGTATGGCATAGGCCCACTGACTGTGATATTATACCGCTGGCTAAATTGCAAACGTTGAAACAGAATACGGACCCTCAGAAACGGAGGGAGACCTCCACGCAGACTAATCAACCTGCACCTCAG GCACCTCCAGTCCTAGACCCAGTTAGCAGCAATGGCAACAGCACAGTCGCGAGCGTCAGCAAGCTGTCGCCTGGCAACGCAAAAACTGTCACTCTCACGCAAACCAGTCCCGTGCGAACAAGGAGGTCCCATTACCATCACAG TGGGGACAGCAGACGCGGGCGGCTGAGCGAAGATGGCTCCACCCAGCTGTGTAGACATACAGACTCCGGCAGGTCTTCCGATAGCAGCATCAGCAGCGCACAGCAGAGGAGGAAACAG gAACTTAGTGCAGCTATATGTAATCCCCCTGTATGTACTCCGCAACTTAGGAAACGAAGCAGTGCGGCAACTGCACATGAAGCTGAGAAATGGTCTCCCCATACAG GACTGAATCGCAGTGGAAGTTTCATATCACCTAGGAAAGATGCATCTGACGATTCGATgcacgaaaaatatttcaaatccgTTGAGAGTACTCCCCTGACCAGAAGAAAg TTAAAACAGCAATCGGCGGGTGGATCGTCTTGTGACTCGGCGTCGCCGCAAAGTCCTAGCAGTCCGTTGCAAAAACCACAGCCCACTCCGTTCTTGCAG ACGACAGCAGCCCGACCATCATTGGTGTCGTCTATATCTCTAGCGACGGACGCGGCGGCGGGCGTCGGCTCGCGCGTCATGCATAGCTTGGAGAGACCACATCAGCTTTCCAGGCATGCTAGGGAACGGTTCTCTGATAG GCATTTAGACAAAGACAGGTTAGCTGAACTGGAGCGCATGGACAGGTACCCGGAGAAGCAAGCCGTATacagcgtcgacaagcctttcaGACAAACCAGCCTGGATCTACGTCACAACGCCGCTTCTGCTAACTGGCACCCAGCGAGGGACTTTACTAG ACGTCAACAAGCAGAACCGGAACGCTATACTTCAAGCAAGACTTCAGTGTCGTCCGGCAGCAGCAAGCACCGGACGCCGCCGCATGAACCGCATCACAACTTTATGAGACTTTCCTCCGCGAACGAACAGGATAATATTGCTGCTG TGAACTACAAGTTGAAGTGCGTGAACTTGGTGGAGCCGCCGCTGACGGAGCCCAATGTACAGAAACACAACCAAAGACTCGAGAGGTCCACTGCTCCTAGAGATCGTACCAAATCGAGAC GTCACAAAAGACCAGTAGAGATGGAAGACGGCCCAGTAGACGGCGAAGAAGAAGAGGACGAAGGAGGTAGCTCCCCACTGTATTGCAACTGGGATCTACGCGGCATGCAACATCTGTTGCCGCTGCAGGACTATATCATACAACAAGCGAAATTATCCA GTCGCAGCCGCTACGGCGCCGGATCAGGTTCGGACGGCGAATCCGGCTCTTCCAGATCCCACTCCCGTTCCGGTTCCGAATCCCGTTCGCTATCCGGCCACGAACCGGACAACGAGTCGTCGGACGGCGGCGCCCGGACACCGGACGATGACGACGGATCCGGCGTTTACTTGCCGCATTCGTACGCTCATAGACCAGTTGATGTGGAATATATGAACCATGGAGTGTCGTATTATAATACTTTTGTTGGATTCGATCGGGATAGAGATCGGCAGCCGTCGCCTGGGATTCATAGA ACGTCGTCtctcggcggcggcggcgcgggtgCAGATGCCGGGGACGGTGCGGGAGCCCTGTACAGCCCTGTACGGCAgcacgcgccgcgcccgcccgtCGAGCAGGACATCGAGATCTTCGCGAAAGACAATCTTAACTTCAACAAGGGAATCTTTAGGAGAAAG GCGTCAGTCCGCGACCTGCTATCTTGGACATCATCGTCGATCAGTGCCCCCATGGTGGGCGCGGACTGGGACAAGGCACACAAGAAGGCCGCCATCGACCTGTTCCGCCTCGTGCAGATATACATGGGCGACCGCAAGGCCAGGCCCGGCATGACGCTCAACTCTGTGGCACAGGATATATTGCATGCCACCTTCGCTAATGAGAA ACTCCGCGACGAGCTATACGTACAACTATGCAGACAAACCACAGAGAACCCGCTACGCGACTCCTTGCTCCGCGGCTGGGAACTGCTGGCTGTATGCCTGGCTTTCGTGCCTCCGTCGTCTGCCTTCCAGCCTGCGCTTACTAACTATGTGAATAGGCATAGAGACCCGGCGTTCGCTGATGCTTTTCCTGAG gTGGGCAAATGGCCTATTCACGTGCAAGTATCGCACTACGCGGGCGTCGCGTGCAAGCGACTAGAGAGGATCGGCTTCGGAGGCAAACGACAGCCTAGGAAACCTACCACTGACGATATTGATCAGGCTAGG ATACAAATCTTCCGCCAATCAATGTTCGGTAACACCCTCTCCGAAGTAATGACGTTACAAAAGGAACGCTTTCCTAACCGTCAACTGCCCTGGGTACAAGTGGCGTTATCTCAACAAGTACTAGCGCTCAATGGCAGGGAGACTGAAGGCATATTCCGTGTGTCAGCTGACGTGGATGAGGTCAATGCCCTGAAGGCGAAGATCGATAATTGGGAGCTGCCTGATGCTTCCACTTTAACGG ACGCGCATGCGCCGGCCAGTCTACTGAAGCTGTGGTATCGCGAGCTGTACGAGCCGCTGATCCCCGACGCGCTGTACGCGGCCTGCGTGGCGGCCGGCACTGACTTCGCTGCTTGCACCCGCGCGTTACATCGTCTGCCGCCTATTAATAGATTG GTACTGACCTATCTAATAAGTTTCCTCCAACAATTCACGGCGCCCGAAGTGGTAAGTCAGACCAAGATGGACTCTGCGAACCTCGCGATGGTGTTCGCGCCGAACTGCCTGCGCTGCACGTCGCAGGACCCGCGCGTCATACTGGAGAACGCGCGCAAGGAGATGACCTTCCTCAAGACCCTCATCACCAACCTCGACACATCTCACGTGCAGGATCTTCTGTGA